In Ornithodoros turicata isolate Travis chromosome 1, ASM3712646v1, whole genome shotgun sequence, the DNA window ttgctgtttcttgttggAAGATGTCTTATCCGCTACAAACAGCAACCCGTGTCGGTGTTAAAAATGATACCCGCACCTGACCCGCAGCCCACCCAATATCGCAAATCTGAACCGACACTCGCAGGAAAGAGCGAGGTATCCGCGGATACACACGGGCACCCGCAGGTCACGCAGGATTCTGGTTATAAGTGCACTGTACCACAATGGTCGCCTTCCCCCGGAGGCTCCTATCGTTACCACATTACAAGATTTCATCTCCATGCAAGCGAGAAGGTACGAAGCAGGGACAAAGAAATATATACAGACGCATACATcgtcccttctatgtttaaAGCTAGCGCTGTCATAGTATGGGTGAGCTGAAGATGGGAGGGGCAGTGGTGGAATTGGCACCTGCGCCAGCACTGATTATGTACATGTTATAAAGCAAGGTTACAAAATACAATAAGAAGAAAATAGATGACCACATCTGTTTTCTCGTCAAGTGATTCATTTGGCTTCATTTTTTCCCAATTTCTTTTGTCCTCAAATGGTCTGTGCACAGCATCTAGAGACTACCATTCGTTTCGTGCCTGTGCTTGCCGCCTTAAGGGTGGAATGCCTTGCTATGCCAACGGAAATGCATTTTGCGTGATCATTTTATCACAAATAATAGTATTGTTGGCATGCGGGCAGAATAGTTCATTTGCAGACACTGGGTCTGTCGAAACCGTAAATGATACTATAAACATAAATATGTGCGTGCGCAGGAAACGACAACCACCGAGGAATCTACTAAAAAAAGCGAGACGGCTTCCAAGGAGAAAGAAACTGCATCACGCAGTGATGACCCCTCGGCGTCCGCAGCGACTGCGCCTCGACGCCAGACTACAAGACGCCCAACTATCGTGCGGGCTACGTCTAAGTCGTCCCATTCACCGTCAACATCGCCAGCATCTGCAGCATCTACCTCACTTTTTGACTTAGGAAAGGAAATTAATGACGGGACAGAAATTACGGGTAACCCCCCGCCAATGTCCGGAGGTGATGGTACTGCTCTAGTGCCAACAACCACTCCGCTTTTCATCTCGGTTCCGTCCACAGACCCGAGGGTAACTCCCTGGTCGGAGTCACCTTCATGGTCACAAGCAGTTACAAGGTCACTGTGGACGAATGCTTCCTACGTACACCCGTATTATTCGTACCAACAATCGTGTTACCAGGCCCCTGCTCCTGGCCATCAAGATCATATCACGCAGAGCACTTGGAGTACTACGCCTTCATTGTCTTATCGAAAACAAGGTTGGGATGAGACGCCTGCTTCCACGGCACCCAGAATGAGTACATACGCCACTCCTCAACAGCAGGTGTACCCATTCATGATCCCAAGTGCACCAACTCAATCGGGGTTGATTGCTACTCAGCCAAGCATGATGTATGAGGCGATGAGCTACTCAATGACAGCTGGGCAGCCCTTGATGTATCCTGCAGTAGGAACTGGATTAAACCAAGATCTCATGTACCCTATTGATAGCACGACCATAGATCTTTTTGGTACAATGCCGAATCCATATTCCGACGTCTGCGCGACAGGAGATGGTTTTTGGAATGCTGAAGCACGAAATGTGGATACCACCTCGGACCAACAGGGACGAGTTTCACTGCCGTCCTTCGAGTCTGCCTTCTGTCAGCCGTGGAGGTGCGTGGTGACCCCTGGCGTGTTTGAAGTTCAAACCAATTGGTATGGGGTCGAAAATCCGCAACCATTGGATACATATTCCTCATATGAAGGAATGCAACAGGAGAGCCAGAGGAAAGAGCCTTGGTGCATTGATGGCGTTGATGATCTGGTTGAAGATGGGTATGGCGTGCCCCCTGTGGGTGCAGTGGATGAAAGTGAGTCAAGCTGCAACGGTGTACAGACCGCCGACGCAGGGCAAGGGGATGATGTGCAACAAGGAAATGCAGTATGATGGTTTTTTGTTTGCTGTTAGAAGAATTAAAAGTTTGGGTGTTTTCTTCATCCTGCGTTATGTGTAGTGAAGTTCAGCTAATCTGCGTAAAACAGGTTATACCGTTCTATGGCGTACAAATCAATTTGGAGTTCCTGTTGTTGAAGGGTAATAAGCATGAAGTATTGTACACTACATGTACACGTGCTGAGTGCATGTCCTCCAACACCCACGCATGGGTTGCGTGACATGCTTTGGTTGTAAATATCAATTAAAATTTCCACAGATAACGTCTTACAACCGCACCTATTAATGCGTACGAAGGTCAGATAGGCAAACTCGTCTAGGCGAGCTCCATAGAGGGAGAAACACAACAAATAGAGCCTCTGCGCTGGCTCTCCttggctttttcgtgaattacttttCAATGTAGCGCTTATTGATTAAGGTCGTCGTGTGCATTCTGTTCGTCTCAAAGTATATTCGCGGTTTTGGTTGGATAGGCTCATCAACGGTGACAAAGTTTCTTGCAATAATTCGTGGTGAGATGTCGCTTCTCGTCTCCCAGCTAGAACTCTCCTCGGCTTTTCATAAACTGTCGTTCTTTGATCACTGCAAGCGGACCTGAAGTTACGCGTGTCCTCTCGTGTATGCTTGGCTTCAGCTGCGACGCTCCTTAAAGGAGCACCGAAAGACCCTTCCATAAAGTcgtcgttctttttttcttttttgctgctgCTGCGTGTTACACGAGAAATAACACATACTCATGCACACAACAATGCTTGCAGTAGCAGATGTCTTTGATCTGCACACTCCCTATAGCTTTGCTACCACAGTCTTTGCGAGATTCCACAGGAGAACGAGCGAGGACCCGGCAGTGACTCCGTGAAGTGGGCGTGCACCCTgaactcttagaaaaaagggtggagcagtccCACCTCTAAGgaagtaatagttgtcgcatatgttgcgcCGAAAAGGTAGCAAAGATATATACCTCCCATTCTGCCATGAATGATAGCGTTACAGCTTCTGATTTGATGAGCGAgggtgtgtgtgagggggggggggcgtacgccttgttgtagcaatttggatatatgataattgcttttacaccctttatcagacctTATGTTGAcataggtggtaactatagaagttaccaccttttcacacccttttttcttagcgtGTGGCCCACCCGGCTGCTTGCTACGCTACTATTACGTCGTCACAGCAGCAAATCGGGCTGCGTCTCCAAAGGTGACATGAATGATTTTTTCAGGGTGCTTCTGTAACTTTAATTACGCTGTGGTAAGAGCCTgttcagcgaaaatattttgcgtggtcgcTCGTGCAATAGACATGGTTGGCGAATTCGAGACAGGGTTTCGAGCAGTCCCAAATATTCTTtaaaagggactatgaaatgatttctttttctcgctttcatcagaaagaaaacatttttctgagtttataaccaaaattttaccttcgtcatgcCAGGAGTaatctcgggagcgaatttaaacgaagCGGCGGGGGGAGTACTGCTGGCGCCGCGCTGTGGCAAGCTGTCGCGCGGAAACACAGCGAGCAACTTGGCGGGACCACGGCCCGGTCCgcgacacgtcatcgtgactTGTCACGGTCCcaccaggagcatgcgccgtaggattccgcgtatgcgttcatcgggagtggaaaccTCCATGACGCTAGCTTCCGGGCGATCGTCGCAGTATATCGCGGTCACATCTTGTGGTTTTCGCCGACATGACGAGACGATGTTGGACGGctggttgccctaattcacgtcaatattcgctcggcatccaatgtcatatgcttccaagtgacgagacggacagtttttgatgccacgaagcaatcggaccgccggaatggaaagacggtgcagtgccatcgactgctcgtgtttgtagcgaacATTTGCACGATTGCCATTACGAAGgggacgctgaatctcttcaacgtactggataacgagctcagtgtcgtttgaatcaaggtgtagcaccataACAATACGTGTGCTCActggggaaagaacatccaactATAAACGGCGCAAGAGTGTGAGTACTTTTCGTTATTAGGGCTAACAAAcatctctcagtccgtgtggtccaAATGTTATCACATATTTCAGGAATGcgtaaatgggttaattctcatctgcgtaaCTTGGAATCTTGCGGCCGATTACGCAACACaagagggggagagagagagagtaaaagaaagacaaaatacagagttaccgaatctagtcagTAAACTCAGGTGGTACACTGATAAAAAcagacttcgtttagcatgatattagaaaccatactttaacagaatatttatgtaatatgttgaacatatgtatccgttcttttctcttcactcatctgctttaATGTTCATGTTTACAGGTAACTTCCTCAGCGGGGCCTGAAACCCCcgaggtgagacagcatgatcactgCAACCCAGTATTCAGAGCAGACCAATGTTGTGCAGACtccttccagattcctctttgcagcattgtcttgcctaccattcgggctctgtgtGTTGTTGACAAGTTCTTTTTTATTATTGGATTTCAGTTTGCTTCagcatgtgcacaaatatgatattgagggggacacTTTCTTGTTTACACCTGAATAAACTCGGATGCTTTTAAGAGGTGCACACTTTTGTTCGTTATCTTATAATTATTACTCAGGTGGATTACTACATCCATTTACATTCACCCGAACTGTAGTTGCATACTGTgttattcattttcttctctcaaaccagggcGTCCCATGTGTATGGcggctgaagtctttcaccagggtaacatgccagaaaaactacagcaagTGCTgtgcaggtcacctctaaattaaaggaacctacctttgatgcactatgtcctcaggagattttgttcctgctacaactctgcactTTGTTTTACATTACCAAAAATAACCTTACCAACCATTACCATACCTTTGGTGCTCTGCTGTGTTCAAcaagttcaacttgctctgggcatcctgtaaAGCCTGTGCAGATACTTTatcccttatttgctggtaacattGGTGCCAATAAaactgtgtgacagtgtaaaacagaatacatcctgtgtttgcatatgcataaaaattatgcatgtgtagcatataatgtgtatatgtagatgttacaGTTATTAGGTCTTATGtatattaccgtattttcacgcgtattagccgcggcttatgcgcgatttttttttctcacgggcgccctgcggcttatccaccggtgcggcttatctgatgactattttttcctggtattttccgcatacgccgattttaacgaaagggccgacagtagtgagttttagtataccgttgataaagttatcgtgcctatcgaaaccaatcgcagtggtgcgtgactcagaatcttgtccactgattggttccggttgatacagTTCGACggtagccacgttatcaacggtctgctaaaactctctagtgtctctggaacagcactgccctgccgatgcacgaacagtgcgtaacagggacgggtccacattcgagtagattgatcttcctggtgcattcccccaagtggtttaaggaaagtggtgacagtgattcacgtcttctggaagatcactgacccatcagtccacgaaaaacacccgacaagggcacaatcggatcttggtagaactccagaactgacctcctctgttgtacactgtgccgatcccggagtatggaccacagggtttatggccttctctatggtctcctttgtcgcacaaatcagtcgtctcgtattgcccgcggcttatctgcgggtgcggcttatctgccagaaaattttcaaaacgtcccaaaaaacgcgtcctgcggcttatctgcggtgcggcttatacgcgtgaaattacgtaGTTATGGTACTATTTGAACTAAATGCCGACATTTAAGCTGTTTGAGCCTGGTGCCCTCATCCTTAACATATACAAGTGGGTCCACATCCTCGGtggagcctgcacagctgaggactcTGTCCAGGTGGTAAATTGAACAATTCTTTTACAAAGAAGGCAGATTTCTACCAGTAGACCAAAAAGCGGTTtatttgaaatagtaccaatttcTTCTcgttttttaattgcaaaatatagggCATGTTACTTCACTACTGgggctttttgcttctttccaggtacctcaactggtgacttcaagcctATGTAACACACTAGCATAAggtggcaatgaagcaggcAAGCTGGTGTCGTTGGTTTGTGTCCCTCAGTCTCGGGGTTATGGACGTATTAATAATATTacaaacctggttgaacaataaatttgttaaacaacaaacagttctcggaaataaatacgatgtgcaaAATGCTCTTACAGAATACGctgcagttgagtttctgtaggcatggttgttgttaatgctAACTGTTCAGATTTAtgacgtgctcaacattgaatacctCACAAACAAAAGttcttgcgtgaaacatattcttatgcaaacaagtccttcgacggaaggaaatacaacCAGCCCGTCCCATCTGTAGACCacgaaatgcagagtaaatcagaatcgcttgcaagcgcgaagctgctttgaataataatagtaatgataacgaagaacacgagttgaaacacAGTACAACAAAACATTACACTACCCAGTCTTGTACGGTAACTCGTggaaacaaatcgagcaacaaagggagACAGCTTCCAAATATCGCAGTCGCACTCCACAACGCACctgctttgttgtcagattgccaacacgtaaatataactgcaactgacgtaaatatgaTTGCAACGCCAGGCatccaccagacactttccattggtgacgacgatacaaccaatacaacgttgcggtgaatcccTAGAggccacgtaactcgtcagcagaAACCTCGTAGCCACGGAGATGCTTGGCTTCCTTGTTATGAACGGCAGCCGAGCAGAAGACGGttacattcgatgaaaaagtgCAGCTCACACGTCATACCTGCCAGCGCAAGTGCAGtaaacgattcacacacaaaaagctgttcattatagcgtgttatccgaacgtcAGAACGCCTGCGACCAAGACAAACGTAATGCTTTacccctcagacgcgaccagagaccttgtgacgtTCTAGATGCGACTGGGGGGAGTGACGTAGGTGGAGGAAAAGAGCGATGTCTGCCTGGGGACCTTGCCGCCAACACTGAGAGTGTTGGCGGCAAGGTAGATGCGACTGGCTGGAGCCCGCGGCAGCGGGCTCAGCTGCCTATGGcgagcattacttgccattgcgcaacaccggtgacgtaacgcggGTCGGAAAACAGTCCGTACAGTTGTTCAATATACAGGAGAAtgcgcgcgggagaggaggaatgcggaagagacacttcaggcgcgcttctcacagagtggagcgattacgcccggaaaaatttctggcatattagtttctcggcgggaagaacagcttccagcaagaaaaaaaaagagtgggggttcgggaaatttcatagtccctttaagaaggaTGCCGTTTGCTTCGACCATGCGCGTCTGCGTGAATGCTAGAGTGAGCGGAATGTAGAATGCAGAGAGTGTGAATGCGCGTCCTGTGCATATGAATGGGTCTCGGTGCCTTAATGGGATGGTCACCGGCATGACATAACTGGTAGGACTGCAGTCGAATAGTTCATGGTATGCGCTCACTTGGGTGTGTGTACTGAAATAAACACTTCAAAATGAAACagtaaaaaatccacgcttaaaattccactcGCGAAAATCCATCTGCTGAAATAAACCATTTAAGAATCCACGCTCTTAAAATCCACTCTGTCAAAATAAACCGTAGTTAGGCGAAGCGTGGCGCGCGGAAGTCTGCCGTACAcgctcagaaaaaagggtggagtagttacaccttttaggaggtaatagttgttgcatatgttgtgcctaaaaggttgcgaagttctacctgctacctacgaatgatagggttaccgcttctgattcggtgagcgagggaggcgtacgcctttttgtagcaatttggatatatgataattgcttttgccacctttttacaccctttatcagacgctatgttgacgcTATCAGAcgcctaggtggtaactatagaagttaccaccttttccacccttttttcttagagcgtgCGTTTGTCTGTGGGCAACAGGATGTTCTGTTCAACGAAATCCACAATATTGACGTTCTCTATTCACATCTGTTCCATAATTAACTCGGTTTCTTCCAATAATAGTTGAGGAAATCGAAATATTCAGTTTCAGAGTGAGACGACGACGCGTATGAATACAAGAATAACACACACGTTCCTGAGTTGTGCTAGTGGAACACTGTCATtcctataccgggtgtttcagttaaatccccgggctaaataattcgcgaacgggtgcaccaatccacgaactttcttttttacaagcatctgtccgataccacctacaagctgcacaccgtgtgaatgagtgggaggctctcattattaaaataaaaatgcaaatgagtttcgtaaaaagcgtaacttctgaagcagggcgctgtcggcattaaaatgggtactaccccttttgagaccttcaatgaacaccttttagagaaaaatctgccaccgaagcgggtcatttgttgcagtaattaattggtttcggtttacgtatttttgtcgcggctggtcgcggcgcagcgcaaaaggacgctctttcactcccttatccatcaataaattacgtccttacattaatgaattacaccaatgaattacaccaatgaaatacgcccttttgcgcttcgccgcgaccagccgcgacaaaaatacgtaaaccgaaaccaattaattactgcaacaaatgacccgcttcggtggcagatttttctctaaaaggtgtccactgaaggttccaaaaggggtagtacccattttaatgccgacagcgccctgctttagaagatacgctttttgacgaaactcatttgcatttttattttaataatgagcgcctcccactcattcacacggtgtgcagcttggaggtggtatcggacagatacttgtaaaaaagaaagttcgtggattggtgcacccgttcgcgaattatttagcccggggatttaactgaaacacctgGTATACGCTGGAAGGCCTCATGGCATAAAGGCAGTCATGGGTAAGTTGCTACAGAAAAGTAACGAAGTTACAGTTAGCCTGCAACCATAGTAATTGAGTTACGGTTGCATTTACTCTTTTTGAAATATAACCACAGCTACAGTTGCCAcgttaaagtaacttagttactttacagttacattctcagaaaaaaaatggaataaATGCGCGGACATTTACGAACAGAACGCTGGACTGTCAACAGATTTAATGAAAGAGCAAGGCGTGATGAAAGGTTTGCAAAGCTCCGCAACGCCACTTGTAGGATTTGTTTTTGCATTTGTACTGGCATATAGATACTTATGCCTTGTTATAAGCAATGGATTTCCCATGGACTCCAACCGCACGGTGTGTGTTAGTCTAAGGCCATCCTGTATGCGTATGAGGTGACAAAATTGGTGGAATTCGTTGTTGGGAAACACGGCAGCGTATACTCGAAGCCTCGGCAAAACGACGCCAGGAAGCCGACGCGTGGTAAATATTGCCGTGCCTGAGTAAATTAGCTACAGTTATATTTTGCAGTTAGTTTAACCAAAAGCGggaactagttacagttacactTGTAACTTCCCAATGGAAAAAACAAAATTAGTGTGAAATCGTGCCAATGCATCAGCTGATCTCAAACGTTGTCGGCCCAACCTCCTCGAAAGTGTTTGGCCCGAGAATGGATTTGGACATTCGCCTCAACCGGGCCAACTTGCTGTTACCAACATTGGGCCATCACACAAAGCCGACCTGTAGACGACATAAGGCCACGCTGTAGCCAATCTAGACCCAACAGTGGGTGAAAATAGGGCTACAGTTGGCAGAGAACTGTTGGCTGGCTACTGTTGGTAGCCCTTGGCATAGAGCCAGTACTACTAATGAGTCAAGCATGGGCTAAGTCTGGACCATCAACCATGCTGCAGGCTTTTGCGGAACACGCCATAGCTATAATTAAGTAACTATACTATAAGAGCTACCCAATTCTAGAGCAGGTAAGGTTATTGAGAGGAACACAACGAAAGAAAATGGCAGATATTTATTGCAGGCAACACATGTGTACACTGAACCTCGGAGTCTTATGAACTTACTGCTTACTTATACTCTTCACACGATATGAAACATTTGCTTGTACTTGACAGTCTTGACTTGTCAATTTGTACTTAATTAGACTTAATCACTGACTAGAAAAGCTGCTGAACCAGCGTAGCAGCATGATAAAATATGCCGGGATAATTAGTCTGCCGAATCGGTATCTTGAACAGATGCACCTTTAAAGAGGCATTAAAATggaaaaacaagttcacttcaaattacgttacacgctatgttaatttcgtacttgttatcatgaTTCAAAACTATGATTCCGTTATGGAGCTACAATCTatattataccggactctttcttgatTCGGctctaagcagtgaacgtcgtttcagctcgtgcaccGGTGTAAAAAGTCCATGCTGGGCGTGCACGCgtgtgccacgccatggagcagtcccggtgaaaggTACAGCGTGCGTTGTGTGCGTTGCGAAGAGGAGCGGCATcactgtccgaaggacgtgaagataaatgttgtcactGGAACAATCGCAAGAAccgttgtgggctacaattcagtgaatcggtattggaAAATGTAGCAGTGCCCATCATACCGCGTATACATAAACGGACAACTACCATCGGAcacgttccaaatccacatggACACGAaaggtatgcgcgcgcttctcctgctgtctcattggacgccgccaatctttgcctcttGGCCATTCGTTGCCGGCAAAGACGTCTccgttttcattgcgtttttcttctaaacggcaGCGTTGTGCGAACTAATTTTGTTTCAGTTGTGCCAACTGAAACACAAACTTTCATTTAGAGCAAGTCCCTGTTTTGGACACCAACCAGCCACTTCTCTATGACTGCACTGACATCTCTTGCgtaagagataaactgatgttctgaggctggaacgacatagaagggacagatacaaacaaagcctcaaattgcctaagaaatctcTTGCGTCGCTGCCCTGTAGTGAGTCTTGAGGCAGCCTGCTAATGGAGAAGAAAccatgtacgaggggtgttcaagtcagaccggggctttctgtctcctgagtgtacaaatggctcacgCTACTACGCTACttgtttttcgtcattttcacacgcgacaggcctccgcgttcaccacgtggtggtccaaagtttgtgcaaaaccgAAGACACGtatggacaagatggccgacaaccaGGTGAGCgcacacatcgaacagcgaa includes these proteins:
- the LOC135398864 gene encoding uncharacterized protein LOC135398864 is translated as MSGGDGTALVPTTTPLFISVPSTDPRVTPWSESPSWSQAVTRSLWTNASYVHPYYSYQQSCYQAPAPGHQDHITQSTWSTTPSLSYRKQGWDETPASTAPRMSTYATPQQQVYPFMIPSAPTQSGLIATQPSMMYEAMSYSMTAGQPLMYPAVGTGLNQDLMYPIDSTTIDLFGTMPNPYSDVCATGDGFWNAEARNVDTTSDQQGRVSLPSFESAFCQPWRCVVTPGVFEVQTNWYGVENPQPLDTYSSYEGMQQESQRKEPWCIDGVDDLVEDGYGVPPVGAVDESESSCNGVQTADAGQGDDVQQGNAV